From the Anaerolineales bacterium genome, one window contains:
- a CDS encoding siderophore-interacting protein, with amino-acid sequence MSRGLSGAVLKGFGARDYTLTVVSKTEITPHFWRIRFSAPGLFESVSWEPAAWLRFWFPDPAGSRREFQRAYTIASADPPRGEFDIDVLMHQPPGPATLWFAQARPGDVIVSTFYGSRFRMPQPEPAGFLLVGDACATPAINSIIGAVSAHTTVELILEHSN; translated from the coding sequence ATGAGCAGAGGATTGTCTGGCGCCGTACTCAAAGGCTTCGGCGCCCGGGACTACACGTTAACCGTGGTTTCGAAAACAGAGATCACCCCGCATTTTTGGCGCATTCGTTTTTCCGCACCCGGTTTGTTCGAGTCCGTATCCTGGGAGCCGGCGGCCTGGCTGCGCTTCTGGTTTCCGGACCCGGCGGGCAGCCGGCGAGAGTTCCAGCGCGCCTACACCATCGCCTCCGCAGACCCGCCACGCGGCGAGTTCGACATTGATGTGCTCATGCACCAACCACCCGGCCCAGCCACGCTCTGGTTCGCACAGGCCAGGCCGGGCGATGTGATCGTGAGCACCTTCTATGGTTCACGCTTCCGCATGCCGCAACCCGAACCGGCAGGGTTCCTGCTGGTGGGCGATGCCTGTGCAACACCAGCCATCAACAGCATCATCGGCGCCGTGTCTGCGCACACCACTGTAGAACTTATTCTTGAGCACAGCAATTAA
- a CDS encoding SIP domain-containing protein: protein MLIPLAAHPQLRMHRILRTGAASLVEAIERRDRSGWYAWGAGEAASMKLVHKALKDRHGFTKDSMHIQSYWLELKTESQEQE, encoded by the coding sequence ATGCTCATCCCATTGGCCGCTCACCCGCAGTTACGTATGCACCGCATCCTGCGCACCGGCGCCGCCTCGCTGGTGGAGGCCATTGAGCGGCGCGATCGATCAGGCTGGTACGCCTGGGGCGCGGGAGAAGCGGCTTCCATGAAGCTGGTGCACAAAGCGCTCAAAGACAGGCACGGGTTCACCAAGGACAGCATGCACATCCAAAGCTATTGGCTCGAACTGAAGACGGAATCGCAGGAGCAGGAGTGA
- a CDS encoding alpha/beta hydrolase translates to MTHNHTYGSPAQLTLEDGRKLHYWKHGEGGPTVVFESGMGFSGYIWGQVQPEVAKLASTVVYDRAGLGRSDDRKGPSDLAAAVADLAALLRSLSSQSPFVLVGASWGGNIIRALAAEAEFPIRGLVLVDQSDENAPEYFEPEGRKRFESMTKFMVPMAKLGFYRLIGLGVGKKQPKDVRQDLLTYDFTVRSAQAMQAEIKGFLQDMQSMKDNPSRLEGVEVSVISGTKVNWMEKKQRPAVNRAHKLTAESLAQGRFVKARNSGHYVMFDEPELVISEIARVLGV, encoded by the coding sequence GTGACGCACAACCACACTTACGGAAGCCCGGCCCAACTCACCCTCGAGGATGGGCGCAAATTGCATTATTGGAAGCACGGTGAGGGCGGGCCAACTGTAGTATTCGAATCCGGCATGGGCTTCTCTGGCTACATCTGGGGCCAAGTGCAACCCGAAGTGGCGAAGCTGGCCAGCACCGTAGTGTACGACCGAGCCGGGTTGGGACGCAGCGACGACCGCAAAGGGCCATCCGACCTGGCTGCGGCCGTAGCAGACCTGGCCGCATTGTTGCGCAGCCTCAGCAGCCAGTCCCCGTTTGTACTGGTCGGCGCCAGTTGGGGCGGCAATATCATTCGCGCCCTTGCGGCTGAAGCAGAATTCCCCATCCGCGGCCTGGTACTGGTTGACCAGAGCGATGAGAACGCGCCAGAGTACTTTGAACCCGAGGGAAGAAAGCGGTTTGAGTCGATGACCAAGTTCATGGTGCCCATGGCCAAGCTGGGCTTCTATCGGTTGATCGGCTTGGGAGTAGGCAAGAAGCAGCCCAAGGATGTGCGCCAGGATCTGCTGACATACGATTTCACCGTGCGCTCCGCCCAGGCAATGCAGGCAGAGATCAAGGGTTTTCTACAGGATATGCAGTCCATGAAAGACAACCCCTCCCGGCTAGAAGGGGTGGAGGTCAGCGTCATCAGTGGTACCAAAGTGAATTGGATGGAAAAGAAGCAACGACCGGCAGTAAACCGCGCCCATAAACTGACGGCAGAGAGTCTTGCTCAAGGTCGCTTCGTCAAAGCCAGAAATTCGGGCCACTACGTCATGTTCGATGAACCGGAGCTCGTCATCAGCGAGATTGCGCGAGTCCTGGGCGTGTAG
- a CDS encoding ABC transporter permease, producing MDFFASLQAAIESITANKLRSALTVLGIVIGVGAVIAMLAIGRGAQDSIAGSIEGIGTNLLFVMRGDSQNQVRNPKPLTMDDAAALSDVFQAPSVINVAPLLQGSATVSARGESTTTTLNGITSEHEAVRGWSVSEGEFINSSHLLGRSAVVLLGTAVADDLFGRHDGLVGETVRINGQPFRVIGILAERGTGGFSNENDTVMVPLTTAQARLLQRSTPRSVDVILVQAVDADAVPQASEQVANILRTRHRTALGADDFTIINQQDFLDTAASITGVLTIFLGGIAAISLLVGGIGIMNIMLVSVIERTREIGLRKALGARKRDILFQFLAESSLLSLIGGILGITLGWLISVGVGAIAAAANADIVPKIGIDSVLLATLFSMAVGLFFGLYPANQAANLQPVEALRYE from the coding sequence ATGGACTTTTTTGCTTCTCTCCAGGCAGCTATCGAGAGCATTACCGCCAATAAATTGCGTTCGGCGCTGACCGTGCTGGGTATCGTGATCGGCGTGGGTGCGGTAATTGCCATGTTGGCCATCGGCCGCGGCGCACAGGACTCGATTGCCGGCTCCATTGAAGGCATCGGCACCAACCTGCTGTTTGTGATGCGCGGCGACAGCCAAAACCAGGTGCGCAACCCCAAACCTTTGACGATGGATGATGCCGCGGCCCTGAGCGATGTCTTTCAGGCGCCCTCGGTGATCAACGTAGCCCCGCTGCTGCAGGGCAGTGCCACCGTCTCAGCGCGGGGAGAATCGACCACCACCACACTGAACGGTATCACCAGCGAGCACGAAGCCGTGCGGGGCTGGTCCGTCAGCGAAGGCGAGTTCATCAACTCTTCGCATCTGCTCGGCCGTTCGGCCGTGGTCTTGCTGGGTACAGCGGTGGCTGATGATCTGTTCGGCCGCCATGACGGCCTGGTGGGCGAAACTGTGCGCATCAATGGCCAGCCTTTCCGCGTGATCGGCATCTTGGCCGAAAGGGGAACGGGCGGCTTCAGCAACGAGAACGACACCGTGATGGTGCCGCTGACCACCGCCCAGGCCCGCTTGCTGCAGCGCTCCACTCCGCGCAGCGTGGACGTGATTTTGGTGCAAGCGGTGGACGCGGATGCGGTGCCCCAGGCCAGCGAGCAGGTGGCAAACATCCTGCGCACCCGCCACCGCACGGCTCTGGGGGCCGATGATTTCACCATCATCAACCAGCAAGACTTTTTGGACACGGCCGCCAGCATCACCGGCGTACTGACCATTTTCCTGGGCGGCATTGCCGCCATCTCGCTGCTGGTGGGCGGCATTGGCATCATGAACATTATGCTGGTGTCGGTCATCGAGCGCACCCGAGAGATCGGCTTGCGCAAAGCGCTCGGTGCTCGCAAGCGTGACATCCTGTTCCAGTTTCTGGCCGAATCTTCGCTGCTCAGCTTGATAGGCGGCATTCTCGGCATTACCCTGGGTTGGCTGATCTCGGTGGGCGTGGGCGCCATTGCCGCGGCCGCCAACGCCGATATTGTGCCGAAAATCGGCATCGACTCGGTTCTGCTGGCAACCCTGTTCTCCATGGCTGTGGGTTTGTTCTTCGGACTGTACCCGGCCAACCAAGCGGCCAATCTGCAGCCGGTGGAAGCGCTGCGCTACGAATAG
- a CDS encoding ABC transporter ATP-binding protein, whose protein sequence is MAERVVEARDLSKVYQMGDVEVHALRGLSLDINRGEAMAIMGPSGSGKSTLMNILGCLDRPSAGSYHLDGESVANLDDDQLADIRNRKVGFVFQTFNLLRRTSALENVELPLRYAGVGAERRQRAIAALEAVGLGERLDHRPNELSGGQQQRVAIARALVNEPAIIMADEPTGNLDSKAGADIMKLLLKLNRQDGKTLIIVTHDSDVAEQTDRIVLIRDGQVEADRKLGRSKKIAKKGK, encoded by the coding sequence ATGGCTGAACGCGTCGTAGAAGCCCGCGACCTGAGCAAGGTTTACCAGATGGGCGACGTGGAGGTGCATGCCTTGCGCGGCCTGTCGCTGGACATTAACCGCGGCGAAGCCATGGCGATCATGGGGCCTTCGGGTTCGGGCAAGTCCACGTTGATGAACATTCTGGGCTGCCTGGACCGCCCAAGCGCCGGTAGCTATCATCTGGATGGCGAGAGCGTGGCCAACCTGGATGATGACCAGCTGGCGGACATCCGCAACCGCAAGGTGGGTTTCGTTTTCCAGACCTTTAACCTGCTGCGCCGCACCAGCGCGCTGGAGAACGTGGAACTGCCCTTGCGTTATGCCGGTGTGGGGGCAGAGCGCCGCCAGCGCGCCATCGCCGCGCTGGAAGCTGTGGGTTTGGGCGAGCGCCTGGACCACCGGCCCAACGAGCTCTCCGGCGGCCAGCAGCAGCGGGTGGCCATCGCCCGGGCGCTGGTGAATGAACCGGCCATCATCATGGCCGATGAGCCGACCGGCAATCTGGACAGTAAAGCCGGCGCAGACATTATGAAATTGTTGTTGAAGCTCAACCGGCAGGATGGCAAGACTCTGATCATCGTCACGCATGATTCCGATGTGGCTGAGCAAACCGATCGCATCGTGCTGATCCGCGACGGCCAGGTGGAAGCTGACCGCAAACTTGGCCGGTCCAAGAAGATCGCCAAAAAAGGTAAGTGA
- a CDS encoding efflux RND transporter periplasmic adaptor subunit — MAKKNQSSVQETAAAEVPPKKPNPILDFVRKRWLWIVLALGLVAFLATRGLPAPAASSSYQTEAVSRGPLIATIGATGTVRAQQSAVLSWGTSGKVAEVNVQLGQAVGADEVLAELSLSSLPQNVILAHLDFQTAEDNLALEVAEASKALAEAQKRVEDTRRALNNLANPARTVDINQAYANLVLAQDQLDKARDAYEPYANRPEDNLERAHYLLRFSEAQQHYDAALRTYNAYSGTSSDTNIAVAQGDLDVALAQLEIAQRAYDNALQAADPDFTSPAEARLAAAQASRDLARILAPFDGVITHAHPLVGDLVNAGAAAFQVDDLSSLLADVEVSEVDINRVQVGQNVTLTFDAAPDREYHGTVREVALAGTTVSGVVNFRIVVELKDADEYVRPAMTAAVNIVVSELDDVLLVPNRAVRLLDGNRVVYVLRNGNLQAVRVTLGASSDAHSEVLDGDIAVGDQVVLNPPSSLFELSGPPSGGMFGGN; from the coding sequence ATGGCAAAGAAAAACCAATCCTCTGTGCAAGAAACTGCCGCGGCGGAAGTTCCGCCGAAGAAACCCAACCCAATTCTCGACTTCGTCCGCAAACGCTGGCTGTGGATCGTGCTGGCCCTGGGCTTGGTGGCTTTCCTGGCTACCCGCGGCCTGCCTGCTCCAGCGGCCTCCAGCAGTTATCAGACCGAGGCTGTGAGCCGCGGCCCGCTGATCGCCACGATTGGCGCCACGGGCACCGTACGCGCTCAGCAGAGCGCAGTGCTGAGTTGGGGCACTTCCGGCAAGGTAGCGGAGGTTAATGTACAGCTGGGCCAGGCTGTGGGCGCGGATGAGGTGCTGGCCGAATTGAGCCTGTCCTCTCTGCCGCAGAATGTGATCTTGGCGCATCTTGATTTCCAAACCGCCGAAGACAACCTGGCGCTGGAAGTCGCCGAAGCGTCCAAGGCCCTGGCCGAAGCTCAGAAACGCGTCGAGGACACTCGTCGAGCCTTGAACAATTTGGCAAACCCCGCCAGAACTGTGGACATCAATCAGGCCTATGCCAATCTGGTATTGGCTCAGGACCAGTTGGATAAGGCCCGTGATGCCTATGAGCCTTACGCCAACCGCCCAGAAGACAACCTGGAACGCGCTCATTATTTACTGCGCTTCTCCGAAGCACAGCAACATTACGATGCCGCCCTGCGCACCTATAACGCCTACTCTGGTACCTCCAGCGACACCAATATCGCCGTGGCCCAGGGCGACCTGGATGTGGCCCTGGCCCAGCTGGAGATCGCCCAGCGTGCTTATGACAATGCGCTGCAGGCGGCCGACCCGGACTTCACCAGCCCGGCTGAAGCCCGACTGGCCGCCGCCCAAGCTTCCCGAGACTTGGCCCGCATCCTGGCTCCGTTTGATGGCGTGATCACGCATGCTCATCCGCTGGTGGGCGACCTGGTGAATGCCGGCGCCGCCGCTTTTCAGGTCGATGATCTTTCCAGCCTTTTGGCAGATGTCGAAGTTTCCGAAGTGGACATTAACCGCGTGCAGGTGGGCCAAAATGTCACCCTGACCTTTGATGCTGCCCCGGACCGTGAATATCATGGCACCGTTCGTGAAGTGGCGCTGGCTGGAACCACGGTGTCTGGTGTGGTTAACTTCCGCATCGTCGTAGAGCTAAAGGATGCCGACGAATATGTGCGCCCGGCGATGACGGCTGCAGTGAACATTGTGGTTTCCGAACTGGACGATGTATTGCTGGTACCCAACCGGGCGGTACGCCTGCTGGATGGCAACCGCGTGGTCTATGTACTACGCAATGGCAATCTGCAAGCAGTACGCGTGACCTTGGGCGCCTCTTCGGACGCCCACAGCGAAGTGTTGGATGGTGACATCGCCGTCGGCGACCAGGTAGTGCTTAATCCGCCCAGCTCGCTCTTTGAACTGTCTGGCCCGCCGAGCGGCGGCATGTTTGGCGGCAACTAA
- a CDS encoding MarR family transcriptional regulator — MASSTNYKQFGVLMARLEKLGLGSPKADIGLSLPQIGLLAMVWREPGLRVSELAERLGVTAPTVSVALRKLEQDDWLHREPDPQDKRSTHLYLSEKAERLARQIGAMRQKRLNQFMSGLNIEEQQQLLTLLDKAISNLEQRAPANKAGRHTTRKKE; from the coding sequence ATGGCCTCTTCCACCAATTACAAGCAGTTCGGCGTCTTAATGGCGCGCCTGGAAAAGCTGGGCCTCGGCTCGCCAAAGGCGGACATCGGCTTGAGTCTGCCGCAAATCGGCTTGCTCGCCATGGTCTGGCGCGAACCGGGGTTGCGCGTCAGCGAACTGGCCGAACGTCTCGGCGTGACTGCCCCTACGGTCAGCGTGGCTTTGCGCAAGCTGGAACAGGATGATTGGCTGCATCGTGAGCCGGACCCTCAAGATAAACGCTCCACCCATTTGTACCTGAGCGAGAAAGCCGAGAGACTGGCGCGCCAGATCGGCGCGATGCGCCAAAAACGGCTGAACCAGTTTATGAGTGGTCTGAATATTGAAGAGCAGCAACAACTGCTGACCTTGCTAGACAAGGCGATCAGCAATCTGGAACAACGCGCCCCAGCCAATAAAGCTGGGCGACACACAACCCGCAAAAAGGAATAA
- a CDS encoding MFS transporter, protein MRTFLTIWAGQVVSVVSSGMTGFALGLWIYEQTGEATPFVLIALFSSIPPFIISPFAGALVDRWDRRKVMLGADAGNALVTLGLLALFASGNLQLWQLYLAALLSSALNIFQLLAYQTIVTSLVPREQFGRANALVQTAQSLGAILSPILAAALYGTLGLTFIFALDLGGFAVAAATLLLAKVPQVKRALEAGQATLWADIRAGFDFIKTRRGLIGLAVLIALLNLLISSSTALSAPMILGFTSAQVLGVMQSVSSIGLFLGGVWASAWSNPRHKVLTIIACSIVAGLGLTISGLQPSPVLIAAGFFIFMFPITSINANLRAIVQTKVPEDLQGRVFSLILMTARAGMPLALLMSGPLADQVFEPGMAVGGALASGPLGALWGAGPGRGIGLMLSLSGIGMVLASLLMYAYPRLRNVEHELPDLNAKENEKK, encoded by the coding sequence ATGCGCACCTTCTTAACCATCTGGGCCGGGCAAGTCGTCTCTGTGGTCAGCTCCGGCATGACCGGCTTCGCCTTGGGCCTGTGGATCTACGAGCAGACCGGCGAAGCGACGCCCTTCGTGCTGATTGCCTTGTTCAGCTCGATCCCGCCCTTCATCATCAGCCCCTTCGCCGGCGCGCTGGTGGACCGCTGGGACCGCCGCAAAGTGATGCTGGGCGCCGATGCGGGCAACGCCCTGGTCACCTTGGGGCTGCTGGCGTTGTTCGCCAGCGGCAACCTACAGCTGTGGCAGCTCTACCTGGCTGCCCTGCTCAGTTCGGCGCTGAACATCTTCCAGCTGCTGGCCTACCAGACCATCGTGACCAGCCTGGTGCCGCGCGAGCAATTTGGCCGCGCCAACGCCCTGGTGCAAACCGCGCAATCGCTGGGCGCCATCCTTTCGCCGATCCTGGCCGCCGCACTCTACGGCACTCTGGGGCTGACCTTCATCTTCGCCCTGGACCTGGGCGGCTTCGCCGTGGCCGCGGCTACACTGCTGCTGGCCAAAGTGCCGCAGGTCAAACGGGCGCTGGAAGCCGGTCAGGCCACCTTGTGGGCAGATATCCGCGCCGGCTTCGATTTCATCAAGACCCGTCGCGGCCTGATCGGCTTGGCAGTGCTGATCGCGCTGCTCAACCTATTGATCAGTTCCAGCACTGCGCTCTCGGCACCAATGATCCTGGGTTTCACCAGCGCCCAGGTGCTGGGCGTGATGCAAAGCGTCTCCAGCATTGGCTTGTTCCTGGGCGGCGTGTGGGCCAGCGCGTGGAGCAACCCACGGCATAAAGTCTTGACTATCATCGCTTGCTCGATCGTCGCCGGGCTGGGGCTGACGATCAGCGGGCTGCAACCCAGCCCCGTGCTGATCGCTGCAGGCTTCTTCATTTTCATGTTCCCGATCACCTCGATCAACGCCAACCTGCGCGCCATTGTGCAAACCAAGGTGCCAGAAGACCTGCAGGGCCGCGTCTTCTCGCTGATTTTGATGACGGCCCGGGCGGGCATGCCGCTGGCCCTGCTGATGTCCGGCCCGTTGGCTGACCAGGTCTTTGAGCCCGGCATGGCGGTTGGCGGCGCGCTGGCCAGCGGCCCGCTGGGCGCCCTATGGGGCGCCGGCCCCGGCCGCGGCATCGGGCTGATGCTCTCCCTCTCCGGCATCGGCATGGTGCTGGCCAGCCTGCTGATGTACGCCTACCCGCGGCTGCGCAACGTCGAGCACGAACTGCCGGACTTGAATGCCAAAGAAAACGAGAAGAAATAG
- the murJ gene encoding murein biosynthesis integral membrane protein MurJ: MASTATRQIARAAGTVMAAFVLSNLIGLLRQVLITNAFGADAALDSYYAAARLPELVFSLVAGGALASAFIPTFTGLLETHKRGSAWLLASSVANLITLALVLLCGLAWVFAEPLATQVLVPDFAPAQQALTAELLRIQLITPILFGISGLLMGILNAHQSFLLPALAPSMNWVGVIFGVLFLAPSMGVHGLAWGSVIGAGLHLAVQLPGVVRLKGHYSPTLGLGLPDVREVARLMGPRLLGQAAVQINFVVNTIIASGLPAGSLAAITIAFQVMTMPQIVIAQAIAIAALPTFSAQFASGRIAELRTALASTLRGVVLLSLPATVGLVLLRGPLVALLFQRGEFGARDTELVAWALLWYAAGLVGHSVVEIASRAFYALHDTRTPVMIGVGAMALNAILSLVLPGVFLGWGWLPHGGLALANSAATFLEMLALLWLMGRRLGGLEPGRLWAGLGQAGLASLAMGLGLWAWLGLAATWPFWLQAAGGVAVGLGLFAGTAWLLRVPELNEALAAVRRRSGRAG, translated from the coding sequence ATGGCTTCCACCGCCACTCGACAGATCGCGCGTGCCGCCGGCACGGTGATGGCCGCTTTTGTGCTCAGCAACCTGATCGGCTTGCTGCGCCAGGTGCTGATCACCAACGCTTTTGGCGCCGATGCGGCGCTGGACTCTTATTACGCCGCGGCGCGCCTGCCGGAGTTGGTCTTCAGCCTGGTGGCGGGTGGGGCGCTGGCCTCGGCCTTTATCCCGACTTTCACGGGTTTGCTGGAGACACACAAGCGCGGCAGCGCCTGGCTGCTGGCTTCCTCCGTGGCCAACCTGATCACCCTGGCTTTGGTGCTGCTGTGCGGGTTGGCGTGGGTGTTTGCCGAGCCGCTGGCCACCCAAGTCTTGGTGCCGGACTTTGCTCCCGCCCAACAGGCCCTGACGGCAGAACTGCTGCGCATCCAGCTGATCACCCCGATCTTGTTCGGCATCAGCGGCCTGTTGATGGGCATCTTGAATGCCCATCAAAGTTTCCTGCTGCCGGCCCTGGCCCCCAGCATGAATTGGGTGGGCGTGATCTTTGGTGTGCTCTTCCTGGCCCCCAGCATGGGGGTGCACGGCCTGGCCTGGGGCTCGGTGATTGGCGCCGGGCTGCACCTGGCGGTGCAGCTGCCCGGCGTTGTGCGCCTAAAAGGCCACTACTCGCCCACACTCGGCCTGGGCTTGCCAGACGTGCGTGAGGTGGCCCGCCTGATGGGTCCGCGTCTACTGGGCCAGGCGGCGGTGCAGATCAATTTCGTGGTCAACACCATCATCGCCTCTGGGCTGCCGGCTGGCAGCCTGGCGGCCATCACGATCGCCTTTCAGGTGATGACCATGCCGCAAATTGTCATCGCCCAGGCGATTGCGATTGCGGCGCTGCCGACCTTCTCGGCCCAGTTCGCCAGCGGGCGCATCGCCGAGTTGCGCACGGCGCTGGCCAGTACGCTGCGTGGCGTGGTGCTGCTCTCGTTGCCCGCCACAGTCGGCCTGGTGCTGTTGCGGGGGCCGTTGGTCGCACTGCTATTTCAGCGCGGCGAGTTTGGCGCGCGCGATACCGAATTGGTGGCCTGGGCGCTGCTGTGGTACGCCGCAGGCTTGGTGGGCCACTCTGTGGTCGAGATTGCTTCGCGCGCCTTTTATGCCCTGCATGACACACGCACTCCGGTGATGATCGGCGTGGGCGCCATGGCGCTTAACGCCATACTCAGCCTGGTGCTGCCCGGCGTCTTCCTGGGCTGGGGTTGGCTGCCGCACGGCGGCCTGGCCCTGGCAAACTCGGCGGCTACGTTCTTAGAAATGCTGGCTTTGCTGTGGCTGATGGGCCGCCGCTTGGGCGGCCTGGAACCCGGCCGCCTGTGGGCCGGGCTGGGCCAGGCCGGCTTGGCCAGCCTGGCCATGGGCCTGGGCTTGTGGGCTTGGTTGGGCTTGGCCGCTACTTGGCCCTTCTGGTTACAGGCGGCTGGCGGGGTGGCCGTAGGCTTGGGCCTGTTTGCCGGCACCGCCTGGCTGCTGCGTGTACCCGAGTTGAACGAGGCGCTGGCTGCCGTGCGTCGCCGGTCGGGACGCGCGGGCTAA
- a CDS encoding DNA-3-methyladenine glycosylase I yields MNVARTRCAWPGDDPLYIAYHDEEWGQPLHDDRRLLEMLILEGAQAGLSWITVLRKRAAYRTAFDGFDAQVMAGYGEAKVAQLMANPGIIRNRAKIQSAIGNARAFLEAQAEFGSFDKYIWGFVGGQPIQNARSGLGQVPAETAESQAMSKDLKRRGFRFVGPTICYAYMQATGMVNDHLVSCFRYAEVQR; encoded by the coding sequence ATGAACGTGGCCCGCACCCGCTGCGCCTGGCCCGGAGACGATCCGCTCTACATCGCCTATCACGATGAAGAGTGGGGCCAGCCATTGCACGATGACCGCCGGCTGCTTGAGATGCTCATTCTCGAAGGCGCCCAGGCGGGCCTGAGTTGGATCACGGTGCTGCGCAAGCGCGCCGCCTATCGCACAGCCTTTGACGGTTTTGACGCCCAAGTCATGGCGGGTTACGGCGAAGCCAAAGTGGCCCAACTGATGGCCAACCCCGGCATCATCCGCAACCGCGCTAAAATTCAGTCTGCCATCGGCAACGCCCGCGCTTTTCTCGAGGCGCAGGCGGAGTTCGGCAGTTTCGACAAATACATTTGGGGATTTGTGGGCGGGCAACCGATCCAGAATGCCCGCAGCGGCCTGGGCCAGGTGCCGGCAGAGACCGCCGAATCGCAAGCGATGAGCAAAGACCTCAAACGCCGCGGCTTTCGCTTTGTCGGGCCGACGATCTGTTATGCATACATGCAAGCCACCGGCATGGTCAACGACCATCTGGTCAGCTGCTTCAGATACGCAGAGGTGCAGCGTTAA
- a CDS encoding ABC transporter ATP-binding protein: MDLAIHTQNLARTYKLRGTKKDEPRELVALKDINMDVRRGELFGLLGPNGAGKTTLIKILTTLLAPTSGKAMVAGYDVAAEPHKVRPRINMVSGGESSGYGLLTVRENLWMFAQFYGIPSKLANQRIEELLSIIGLKDRINTKSSELSTGLRQKMNIVRGFLTDPDVLFLDEPTLGLDVEASRDVRHFVLEWMQARPERTLLLTTHYMVEADELCDRVAIINDGRVLACDSPAKLKQQLQSDAIYRMEISPLNGLGVDTLEKLKGVNKVNHEAKDGFSVLELILAEDDALGSIVNTLTGKDVHIRNLQKREPTLEDVFVSLVGKRLDEVSSDTES; the protein is encoded by the coding sequence ATGGATCTAGCCATACACACCCAAAATTTGGCCCGCACCTACAAACTACGCGGCACCAAGAAAGATGAACCGCGTGAATTGGTGGCGCTCAAAGACATCAACATGGATGTGCGCCGCGGCGAGCTGTTTGGCCTGCTTGGCCCCAACGGCGCCGGCAAGACCACGCTGATCAAGATCCTGACCACCCTGCTGGCCCCCACTTCGGGCAAAGCGATGGTGGCTGGCTACGATGTGGCGGCCGAACCACACAAAGTGCGCCCGCGCATCAACATGGTCTCCGGCGGCGAATCCTCCGGCTACGGCCTGCTGACCGTGCGCGAGAATTTGTGGATGTTCGCCCAGTTCTACGGCATCCCGTCCAAGCTGGCCAACCAGCGCATTGAAGAGCTGCTCAGCATTATTGGTCTGAAAGACCGCATCAACACCAAGTCTTCCGAGCTCTCCACCGGTTTGCGCCAAAAGATGAACATCGTGCGCGGCTTCCTCACTGACCCGGACGTGCTCTTCCTCGACGAACCGACCCTGGGCCTGGACGTGGAAGCCAGCCGAGACGTGCGCCACTTTGTGCTCGAGTGGATGCAGGCCCGCCCGGAGCGCACGCTGCTGCTGACCACGCACTATATGGTGGAGGCCGACGAGTTGTGCGACCGCGTAGCGATCATCAACGACGGGCGCGTGCTGGCCTGCGACTCGCCCGCCAAGCTCAAGCAGCAGCTGCAGAGCGACGCCATTTATCGCATGGAGATCAGCCCGCTGAACGGCTTGGGCGTGGACACCCTGGAGAAGCTCAAAGGCGTCAACAAGGTCAACCATGAAGCCAAGGACGGTTTCTCGGTGCTGGAATTGATCCTGGCCGAGGATGACGCCCTCGGCAGCATCGTCAACACACTGACCGGCAAGGATGTCCACATCCGCAATTTGCAGAAGCGCGAGCCAACCCTGGAAGACGTCTTCGTCAGCCTGGTGGGCAAACGCCTGGACGAGGTGAGCAGTGACACTGAAAGCTAA